The sequence below is a genomic window from Corynebacterium afermentans subsp. afermentans.
TGAACCAGCTTTCCACCATGTCCCATGCCTGCGGTGCGTAGTGCTTCTCGTCGAAGACGGGGGTGCCGGAGCTGGTCGGTTGCACTAGCCCGATAAAGCGGGTGAGCAGCGCCAGCACGCCGATGACGGAGGCGGCGATAGTGTCGCGGCGAGTCCACGGCACAGTCACGGGTGCCTCGGGGGCAGGCTGGGCGGGCCGCAGGGAACGCGTGGTATCTGGTGCCGCCTCGTCGGCGTCAGACGGCGGTCCGGCGGGGTTCGGGGTGCTCGTGGTAGTGGTCACGACGCAAGATATTAGCGCCTTGGGCGTAAGCTCCCGTGGTATGTCCGCCGAGCAAGACAACCTGACACAGAACCTCCCGGCCGGAGTTGTGCTCGCGGCCACCCCGCTTGGTAACGCGGCAGATGCGTCGCCACGGCTGGCGCAAGCGCTCGCGGCCGCGGACGTGATCGCCGCAGAAGACACACGCCGCACGCGCGCGCTCGCCGCGGCGCTCGGCGTGGAAGTCGCTGGGCGGGTGGTGTCCAACTTCGACCACAACGAAGAATCGAGGGTGCGGGAGCTTCTCGACGCCGCACGCGCCGGCACCGTCGTCGTTGTCACCGACGCTGGCATGCCGCTGGTGTCCGACCCCGGCCACTCCATCGTCGCCGCCGCCCACGACGCCGGCATCCCCGTCACTTGCATCCCGGGCCCCTCCGCGGTCACCACGGCCCTGGCGTTGTCGGGGCTTAACGTGGGCCACTTCATCTTCGACGGCTTCGCGCCCCGGAAGACCGGCGCGCGCCGCGCGTGGTTGGAAACACTCGTGCACGAGCGCCGCGCCGTGTGCTGCTTCGAGTCGCCGCACCGCATTGAGCAGTTGCTTATCGACGCCGCGGACGTTCTCGGCCCCGAACGCCGCGCCGCGGTGTGCCGCGAGCTGACCAAGACGTACGAGGAGGTCAAGCGCGGCACGCTGGGGGAGCTTGCCGAGTGGGCTGCCGACGGGGTGCGCGGGGAGATCACGCTGGTGATCGAAGGTGGCACCGGGCAGCAGGCCGAGCCCGAGGACTTAGTCGATCTGGTTTTGGAGCTGGTCGACGGAGGCCAGCGCATGAAAGATGCGGCGAAACAGGTGGCGAAGCAGTACGGAGTGAAGGTCAGAGACCTCTATGCTGCCGCGTTGGATGCGCGAAGCTGACGTCGATAAGCAATAGTTCCCTGCGCGCGAGCTAGCACAATGGTGTGATCTGCGCTAGCCTGCTTGGGTTCTTGAAAACCCCTGAAAATTTGCGAGGAGAACTATATGTCTCAGCGTGATCTCCAAAGGGATCCCCACGATCCTGATGTGGAGCCGCGGAGTACGGATCCCATCAAGACTGCAAAATCTTCCGCAGTTGGCGAGATCGCCGCACTGCTGCGCGCAGACCGCGACGGCGCGCAACCCGATTACACAGACCCTGAGGAAAGCGTCGTTAGCGAAGCCGACGCAGATGACGCCCCGATCAACTGGGGCATCGTCATTCCTCTGGCAGTGATTGTCGCGGCGATCGTCGGCTGGGGCCTTGCCGCGCCCGACAACTTCTCCAACTTTGCGGACAGGGCGTTCGGCTGGGTCATTGACAACCTGGGCTGGGCCTTCGTCCTCGGCGGCACCATCTTCGTCGCCTTCGTCATCGTCATCGCGGCGTCGAACTTCGGCACCATCCGCCTCGGCACCGCCGACGAACGCCCAGAGTTTAAGACAACATCGTGGATCGCCATGATGTTCGCCGCCGGCATGGGCATCGGCCTGATGTTCTACGGCGCTGCCGAGCCGCTGGCGATGTACCTCGACGGTGTGCCGGGCCACGACGAGCACGAAGTCGGCACCGCGATGGCGCAGACCATGTTCCACTGGACGCTGCACCCGTGGGCCGTCTACGCCATCATCGGCCTGGCTATCGCGTACTCGACGTTCCGCCTCGGCCGCAAGCAGCTGTTGTCCAGCGCGTTCATCCCGCTGATCGGCGAGAAAGCAGCCAACGGCTGGCTGGGCAAGCTCATCGACGCCTTCGCCGTCTTCGCCACCATCTTCGGCACCGCCTGCTCCCTGGGCCTCGGCGCGCTGCAGATCAGCTCCGGCCTGGAAGCCTCCGGTTTCGTGGAGAACCCGTCCAACAAGCTGATCATCGGCATCGTGGCTGTGCTCACCCTGGCGTTTTTGCTGTCCGCAATGTCGGGCGTGTCCAAGGGCATCCAGTGGCTGTCCAACACGAACATGGTCGTTGCCGCAATCCTGGCGATCTTCGTGTTCGTGTTCGGCCCGACCGTGGCGCAGCTGAACATGCTGCCGACCGCTGTTGGTAACTACCTGCAGAACTTCTTCGAAATGGCTGCGCGCACCGCTGAGAGCCAGGACGGCGAGGCCGGCGAGTTCCTCTCCGGCTGGACCATCTTCTACTGGGCTTGGTGGATTTCCTGGTCCCCGTTCGTGGGCACCTTCCTGGCGCGCATTTCCCGCGGCCGCACCGTGCGCGAGTTCTGCCTCGGCGTGATGCTGGTTCCGGCTGGCCTGTCCACCGTGTGGTTCGCCATCTTCGGCGGCACCGCTATCAAGATGGAGCAGGCTGGCGAGTCCATCGTCGGCGGCGGCTCCAACGAAGAGCAGCTGTTCAACCTGCTGCACTCGATGCCGGGAGGCTACGTTATGGGCGTGTTTGCCCTGATCCTTCTGGGCACCTTCTTCATCACCTCGGCGGACTCCGCGTCCACCGTGATGGCGTCTATGACCCAGTCCGGTAAGACCGAGGCGAAGCCGTGGCTCGCCGCAATGTGGGGCCTGGCCACCGCATTCGTCGGCCTGACGCTTCTGATCTCCGGTGGCTCGGACGCGCTGAACTCGCTGCAGTCCGTGACCATCGTGGCCGCAACTCCGTTCTTGATCATCCTGATCGTGCTGATGTTCGCGATTGTCAAGGACATGTCCAACGACACGATCTACCTGGACAAGAAGGAGCAGGAGCGCTTCAACCGTCAACTGGCTATCGAGCGTCGCATGCACCGCGATCAGCAGCAGCTGGAAGAGCGCAAGGCGCAGGTGAAGAAAATGCTCAATCCGCGTTCGCGCTAGGAGCTTTCGCTTTTCGACGAACTAAAGTTGCGGCCCCGCCAAGCAGTGCAGTGCTTGACGGGGCCATAACTTATGCTGTGAGCCATGACTTCTTCCGAGACCAACAACAACGTTCTTGTGTGCGTTGCGTGGCCGTACGCCAACGGCCCGCGCCACATTGGCCACGTCGCCGGCTTCGGCGTGCCGTCCGATGTCTTCGCCCGCTACCAGCGAATGACGGGCAAGAACGTGCTCATGGTCTCCGGCACCGACGAGCACGGCACCCCGCTTTTGGTGCAGGCCGATAAGGAAGGCGTGACCGTCAAGGAGCTGGCGGACCGCTACAACAAGCAGATTGTGGAGGACCTGGCGGGCCTGGGTCTGTCCTACGACCTGTTCACCCGCACCACCACCCGCAACCACTACGCGGTGGTGCAGGAGCTGTTCCGCGGCCTGAACGAAAACGGCTACATGATTCGGGAGACCACCCAGGGCGCGATTTCCCCGTCGACGGGCCGCACGCTTCCGGACCGCTACATTGAGGGCACCTGCCCGATCTGCGGCGCCACCGACGCCCGCGGCGACCAGTGCGACACCTGCGGCAACCAGCTCGACCCGGCGGACCTGATCAACCCGGTGTCCAAGATCAACGGCGAGACCCCGGAGTTCATCGAGACCGAGCACTTCATGCTCGACCTGCCCGCGCTGCACGACGCGCTGGAGCAGTGGCTTTCCACCCGCGAGGACTGGCGCCCGAACGTGCTGAAGTTCTCCCTGAACCTGCTGGAGGACATGCGCCCGCGCGCCATGACCCGCGACATTGACTGGGGTATCCCGATCCCGGTGGAAGACTGGCAGGACAACCCGTCGAAGAAGCTCTACGTCTGGTTCGACGCCGTCGTTGGCTACCTGTCTGCATCGATTGAGTGGGCGCACCGCTCCGGCAACCCGGAGGCGTGGAAGGACTTCTGGCAGGACCCGGCCACCGAGGGCTACTACTTCATGGGCAAGGACAACATCACCTTCCACTCCCAGATTTGGCCGGCGGAGCTGCTCGGATACGCGGGCAAGGGCGCCAACGGCGGCACGGTCCGCGAGCTCGGCGAGCTGAACCTGCCCACCGAGGTCGTCTCCTCCGAGTTCCTCACCATGTCCGGCTCCAAGTTCTCCTCGTCCAAGGGCGTGGTCATCTACGTCAAGGACTTCCTCGCCGAGTTCGGCCCGGACCCGTTGCGTTACTTCATCGCCGTGGCCGGCCCGGAGAACAACGACACGGACTTCACCTGGGACGAGTTTGTCCGCCGCGTGAACAACGAGCTGGCGAACGGCTGGGGCAACCTGGTCAACCGCACCGTGTCCATGGCGCACAAGAACTTCGGCCAGGTCCCAGCACCCGGCCCGCTCGAGGCGTCCGACGAGCGCATCCTCGACCTAGCGGCCGAGACCTTCACCACCGCCGGCGAGGCCCTGGGCAAGGCGCACTTCAAGTCCGCGATCACGAAGATCATGCACGTCGTTGGCGAGGCCAACGCCTACATCGCCGAGCAGGAGCCGTGGAAGCTGGCCAAGGACGACTCCCAGCGCGAGCGCCTGGCTACCGTGCTGTGGACCGCGCTGCAGGTCGTCTCCGACTGCAATGCCATGCTCACCCCGTTCTTGCCGTACACCGCGCAGAAGGTCCACGAGACTTTGGGCCGCACCGGCATCTGGGCCGCCGAGCCGCGCGTCGAGGAGGTCGGGGACGACGAGGAGTTCAACCTCGTCGGCGCTGGCCTGCCGGAGAAGGGCCAGACCTACCTGACCATCACCGGCGACTACTCCCAGCAGCAGGCCGAGTGGAAGCGCGTGGACGTCACCCCGGGCACGGAGCTGTCCAAGCCGCAGCCGCTGATTGCCAAGCTGGACCCGGAGCTGGGTGAGACCGGCCCGGAGTGGGCGCCGGTGCAGTAGCCCCGCGCGGCACCATTTCCGCTAAACCCAGCTAGTAGGATCCAGCTATTCTGCCCCAGGGGGTCAATAGCTGGGCCCTACTAGCTGGATCCGCGCTTTTGGGGCGCGGGTGCCGGACGCAGCGCGGCGGGGTGCTCACAAGAACTGCCCCAGGAACTTGGTCAGGGTGCCGGGCTCCTCGTCCTCGAAGCGCTGGTCCACCACCACGAGCGGGGCGGTGTATTTCTCGCCCGCGCTGCCGACGTCTTTGGCGACGACGAGGTCGGTGCCGTAGTC
It includes:
- the rsmI gene encoding 16S rRNA (cytidine(1402)-2'-O)-methyltransferase, which translates into the protein MSAEQDNLTQNLPAGVVLAATPLGNAADASPRLAQALAAADVIAAEDTRRTRALAAALGVEVAGRVVSNFDHNEESRVRELLDAARAGTVVVVTDAGMPLVSDPGHSIVAAAHDAGIPVTCIPGPSAVTTALALSGLNVGHFIFDGFAPRKTGARRAWLETLVHERRAVCCFESPHRIEQLLIDAADVLGPERRAAVCRELTKTYEEVKRGTLGELAEWAADGVRGEITLVIEGGTGQQAEPEDLVDLVLELVDGGQRMKDAAKQVAKQYGVKVRDLYAAALDARS
- the metG gene encoding methionine--tRNA ligase, with the protein product MTSSETNNNVLVCVAWPYANGPRHIGHVAGFGVPSDVFARYQRMTGKNVLMVSGTDEHGTPLLVQADKEGVTVKELADRYNKQIVEDLAGLGLSYDLFTRTTTRNHYAVVQELFRGLNENGYMIRETTQGAISPSTGRTLPDRYIEGTCPICGATDARGDQCDTCGNQLDPADLINPVSKINGETPEFIETEHFMLDLPALHDALEQWLSTREDWRPNVLKFSLNLLEDMRPRAMTRDIDWGIPIPVEDWQDNPSKKLYVWFDAVVGYLSASIEWAHRSGNPEAWKDFWQDPATEGYYFMGKDNITFHSQIWPAELLGYAGKGANGGTVRELGELNLPTEVVSSEFLTMSGSKFSSSKGVVIYVKDFLAEFGPDPLRYFIAVAGPENNDTDFTWDEFVRRVNNELANGWGNLVNRTVSMAHKNFGQVPAPGPLEASDERILDLAAETFTTAGEALGKAHFKSAITKIMHVVGEANAYIAEQEPWKLAKDDSQRERLATVLWTALQVVSDCNAMLTPFLPYTAQKVHETLGRTGIWAAEPRVEEVGDDEEFNLVGAGLPEKGQTYLTITGDYSQQQAEWKRVDVTPGTELSKPQPLIAKLDPELGETGPEWAPVQ
- a CDS encoding BCCT family transporter, with the protein product MSQRDLQRDPHDPDVEPRSTDPIKTAKSSAVGEIAALLRADRDGAQPDYTDPEESVVSEADADDAPINWGIVIPLAVIVAAIVGWGLAAPDNFSNFADRAFGWVIDNLGWAFVLGGTIFVAFVIVIAASNFGTIRLGTADERPEFKTTSWIAMMFAAGMGIGLMFYGAAEPLAMYLDGVPGHDEHEVGTAMAQTMFHWTLHPWAVYAIIGLAIAYSTFRLGRKQLLSSAFIPLIGEKAANGWLGKLIDAFAVFATIFGTACSLGLGALQISSGLEASGFVENPSNKLIIGIVAVLTLAFLLSAMSGVSKGIQWLSNTNMVVAAILAIFVFVFGPTVAQLNMLPTAVGNYLQNFFEMAARTAESQDGEAGEFLSGWTIFYWAWWISWSPFVGTFLARISRGRTVREFCLGVMLVPAGLSTVWFAIFGGTAIKMEQAGESIVGGGSNEEQLFNLLHSMPGGYVMGVFALILLGTFFITSADSASTVMASMTQSGKTEAKPWLAAMWGLATAFVGLTLLISGGSDALNSLQSVTIVAATPFLIILIVLMFAIVKDMSNDTIYLDKKEQERFNRQLAIERRMHRDQQQLEERKAQVKKMLNPRSR